A segment of the Ochotona princeps isolate mOchPri1 chromosome 16, mOchPri1.hap1, whole genome shotgun sequence genome:
GGAAAAAATCTGGGCAGTTCTTTGAGTCTTGCAGATGGTGTTATAGGAATAGCACAGGGCAGATGAGGCCCAGCAGTGTAGAGGCTGCTTGTGCACCCTGTGGCCCTCAGCAGAGTGCCTGTGCCCGAGCTCCAGCTCCACTCTGGGAATATGTACTCTGAGAGGTGGCATCGGGTGGCTGGAGATGGTGATGGCTCTGGGGCTgggatccctgacacccatgttggAGGCTCAGTGTCCAGCGAATTAACCCTTTGGGCACACTGAAAACAGGTAGAGAATGTGGCCTCTATGCTGAACAGGTGCTGACGTGTTTCCCATCTTGCACCCTAAACGTAGGGTGCCACAGCAAGCGAAACAGCATTCACACTGTATTAGTAATGGGTGAGCTGGATGAGATTACTTGGAGGACTCGGGCGGCTTCTACACAGGTGCTGCTGGTACCCAGGATGACGGCATCTGCAGATGTCAGCAAGGTGGTTTTGGACTTCTGGGATATGCAAGAATTACCTGCTATTCTGCAAGGTTGGCTCCAGTCCTGCACCTTTTGAATGAGCAGATAAAGGATCACAGACGCACCCCAAGAGCCTTGCACACATGGTCTGAGCTTTTGATAACAAGGCCAGGCATGTAGGGTGCCATCACTTTCGCCCTAGAGGGCTATGCTGCCAACCGCCATTGCTCAGTGCCTAAGGTGACAGTGGTCCCTGGCATCTCAGACGGGCCTTAGAACTGGAACCTTCTGTAGCACATGATTCAGTTACCTTGCAAAGGCCCAGTAGATGAGGGTGGGCACAGACAGGGAATGAGGAGGCAGGTTCATTACTACCCTTGGTCTGACAGCCACAAGCACAGGATGAAAGTAGCCTCAATCTCACCCCTGAACCTGTTCCAAAGCTGGTTCAGGGGAAAGCTCCACTCAGACCCTCCCGTTGGGCTCACTCCTCACTGTCTCTCAGTGGGAGAGGACCAGGCCCATCAGAACTGTGTCCCTGTGACTGTCCATGGGAGCCTCATCCTGGCACGGCACGAGGAGCAGCAGGAGTGCATCGACCACTGTGCCAAACCAGACACACATTTGGTGCAGCCCCATGGTCTGAGGCAGATCCGTGTATGTGGCACCCCTGTGTGACCCAGAGGCTGCCTTCGGTCCTCCAGGGACAGAGCTCATTATCACCTAGGCAAGAGTTTAGTCTGGGCAGGAAATGGGTGGGATTGGCCTTTGGGTGGAGCAAGATCTCACAGGAGATCGGGACACAGCTGTGAGGGAAGATGTCAGTGCGGGATCAGGGCTGGGGCTACCTCCCCTCTCTTCTGGCTTTCCAGTATCGTCCTTTTAGTCCTGAAGTTGTGGCCAACTGCAGTGTTAGCATACACAATAAGCAGCGATAGGATGTGAGTAGACAACTCAGAAGAGCTTCAATGAGGAGGATGAGGGTAAAATCCTCACAAACACAGCAGTTGACCCAGAATTTTTATCTGGGTGGAGTGGAGACCCCTGAGCTAATGCTGGGAGGTGTGACTGTCCCAATCCTGAAAGCTCCAGGTTCCTCCTGTTTCTGGGCCCTTCCCCTGAGAgcctctgccttccccaccctactcactgtggcccttccctccTGGTGCTGGTGGTACCCAGTGTTTCCTGTGTCCCCACTCCTCTCTGATACCAGTTCTTTGCACCCCTTGACAAGGAAGGCTGCTGGTCATGCCAGGCAAGAGAGCCCAACAGACACAGCTGAGCTGGGAGCCCTGCCCTGTGGGGTCCATCCCTTCCTGAGCCAGTCTACCTAACCCACCACGCCCAGATGCACGTGTGCCTCATGATCAGGAAGGAGACATTTTTATGGTCCAGAAGTGCAGCTTCGTGAGAAGGGGCTGTAAAAACTCCAGCAAGCATCCCACAGGTGCAGCAGGCTAAAGgagcacacacatacaaagtATGTCCCTGGTAAGGAAGAGTGTTCAAAAGAAAGTCTCAACACAGCAAGCCATGCAGGAAGTGGGCAAATCATGGTAGGCCTTTTTCTTGGTGGCTAAGATGCGAGAAGGATAACTATGACCCATGTTCTAGTACCTTCGTTGGCTCCCACACTCTGATTCCTagtcctagcttcctgctaggcaATAGAGATGGTTCAAATGATGGGTCCtagtcacccacaggggagacctggatggagtttgcagctcccagctttggcgtCCAGGCCTCTGGTCACACGTAGGAAATGACTCAGAGGATGAGAGCTCTCGTTCTCTGTATTCATCTTTCTCTTCACAACTCAAacggctaattttttttttgaaaaatagtgaAATGATCTGAATAAGTGTTTTCAACAACATAATATACAGAAGGCTAAAATATCTAATATATGCTTATGtgtctgtttaaagatttatttattttacttgaaaggcagagttagagagggagtgGAAGACAGGGAATTATAGTGTGTCACAGTTACCCAGATGAGTATTTCTCAGCTATAAGGAATGGGAGCTTTTTTATTTGTGGTAACATGCAGGGAATGGGAAGAGGCCACGTATGGCAGCCTGAGGGCACTAGGACACAGCGGCTCCCAGTGCTCAGGTACCCTGTGGACCACTTACAGACCTGAGGGCGTAGGGTGTGCCGTGACGAGGATGAGGGCTCTGATACCCAGAGCAACCTCAACCACTGAAGCAGCTCCCAATGAGTGGGGAGGAACTAGGGCTaggagtggaggagagagagggtggaGGAGGAGATGAGAAGGGCAGAGTGACCTTGGGCCAGTGGGAGATGTGAAAACTGGGCATCAGCCAGTGTGATGCCTTATGGGGGCGATGTTGAGAAAATATGGTGCAGGGCACCCAaggcaggctggggagggagcTCTGGGGAGTAGGTCCTTCACAAGGGTGGGCTGAGGAGCCAGAGGGCAGGTGAGTGACAGCCTGTGTGTTGGGCCAGGGTCATCCTTCCTGACACAGGCTGCTACAGCTCCACGTGCTTCttctgctcagctctgatcaaTTCCTGCATCTTCTTGGGCAGAGTCTGCATCCAGAACTGGCGCCTGTGGGCCTTCAGGGCCCGGCCCACTGCAGGCTGTGTGCTCAACTGCAGGTACTGCTCCTCTTGGTCCAAGACGGGCCAGTGTGGCAGGCCCTCGCCATTGGGGTTCCTGCAGAAGAGAGGTCAGGAAGTGGGGATCAGCGGTCTCTGAGGCCTTAAGGCCTGAGTGCCCTAGCTAGGGCCAGGCCAGCTTGCCATCAAGACCAGGAGTGATGGGAGTGGACTGCAGCTACAGGAGAGCTGCCAACTCCCTCTGGTGTCAATCCACATGCACACCTGGCAGCCAGGACTGTGGTGTCCTCACTCCTAAGGGAAAACTAATGACAGCTCTTGGCCAGGTCCAGACAAGGGTGGGAGTGGATGGGGAGAGTATCCCTAGTCAAAAGGAACTTGTGTGTGCCACTTGGGGACGCTGCTGAAAAGGGCACTGTCACATGACTAAGACACTGGGCTGCTGTTGAGGTCCCCACAGATGAGGGTCCCACCGCTCTGAGGAGGTGGATGTAGGGTGGGGTGACTCACCCAGTGCGAGCAAAGTTGGCCCAGTACTTCATCATCCTCCTGTTCAGCAGCTCCTCCTCTTCAGTGAGAGTCACTGCAATTTGGCAGGACACAGGGTCagctcaggcaggtgcaggcccaCTGCCTATTCCTGACCACATTCACCACCCCAGGCCCGCTGCTCCACCTTGACCACACTTGCCACGAAATGGAGCTTGGTCGGCTTTCCCTTTGCTAAACTCTGTATCTAAACCTGGTCTCAAGCTCATCTGCCGTTGGTCTCTTACTGATCCAGTAATGTTTCATCCTTATGATCTTGGGGGATCACTCAGGGGACAGCTCTGCAGCCAGGACAGACATCACAGGGCCAGACAGAGGAGGGAGCCGGGTCTGGAGCACTCACAGTgcagtcctggctcagccctgggaacCATGAGACTTGGGATGCTTGATCGCATTTGAGTCTCAACCCTGTCATCCATACAGTGTTCTGAGCCAAGTGCTACATCCCCgtggtggggaaggaggaagctTTACCTTTTCTCACAAAGAAATTGCATCTGAAGAGAAAGATAATCTCATCACCATGGTCGGCCTTCACGTGTGATGGCCGGAAGTCCTTCATGAAGTTGGGTGGATGCTGGAACTCGTAGAAGTAGACAGGGGCGTGGGAACCTGGGTGACAGGTGTACAGGGTGACAggtatttcttcttttctgaatCTCTTGCACTACCCAAGAAGACTGCAGAGTGATGCCTACTGGGCCTGATCTGGGCACTGCTGGCAGAGTCCTGAGGTTGCAGGGTTGTGGCTAATGTCTAAGCTAGGTTTTGGCCTTGTGCTTTGTAGctatgatgtcttttttttttttttttttttaagaataaaaggcATGTTTATTTCAATGGGTATAGagaaagcattttctaaaatgcaacatttttttatgataaaagcttttttttatctgtaactttcctttttttaattatttattatttaacttcattaattacattgtattatgtgacacagttacatagatacttgggttctcccccctcctccccataccctcccaccatggtggattcctccaccttgttgcataaccacagctcaagttcagttgagattcccccattgcaagcgtataccaaacatagagtccagcatcttattgtccagtcaagttcaacagcatcttaggtatatcctctctggcctgaagacagagccagcagagtatcatcccagtcaattgaaagctccaacataccatcagcaaaaatttacatcattatggaattaattgacatagtaatgagtaaccaatatgttaaaagtaaatgcgaggggctaggcagcgtggcctagtggctggggtcctcgccttgatcccatatggctgctggttctggtcccggcggctccacttcctctctgtctctcctcctctcagtatatctgactttgtaataaaaataaaataaatctttaaaaaaacataaaaaaaaaaaagtaaatgcgagttcccagccaccttctgtgaccacctcccctatacttcaattttagtttatacacaacatataacattcaaaacataacatgttatacataagatcatatcatcttaaattaaggcaaacatgtggtatttaaccttttgggattggctcatttcccttatgTAGCTATGATGTCTTGACACAGCACAGCTGCCTGACTCATACACCCTTCCCCATCCTTATCCTATTACCTCTGTCACTTGGTGGAGATGTCTATTTCTTGAACTAGCCGGATGGATCTTGTGCCAGTGGACCCAGCCATGCATGGAAGGGATTGTGCACAGGACAAACCTCCCCAGAGACCCAATGCTGTGGGCAGAGCCCCGGCCAGCGAGGACAGAACGCTGGCCAGTGAGGGTGGAGCATCAATCAGTGAGGCCATAGCCCTAGGCAGTGAGGTCTTAGCCACAGATGCACTCACACTGAAAATGTGCAACATGGAGCGCAGGCATCACGAAGATGGCATCAGCCATCATGTCCCGGAACTGAGCCATGAGGGTCTTGGGATCCTCATTGTCACCCAGATACTCGTCCACCAACTCTTGTCCAGAAGGCATCATCTAGCCCGGGAGACAGGGACAGAGTCAGGGAGCCAGGCTGCCAGGGAGAGAAGCAACTGACAAACATCCTGGATAACGACAAGGAATGGGGCAAAGGAACAGTATTGGAAACACCCCATCCCCAAGCACATACTCTGTCAGTTAAACCTCATTTGCATGAGTTCCCATTGGGCAGAAGCTGTTTGGGGGAATCCTAGGGGTCTCACCCATTGCTCAGATGTCTGCTGTATTAGTGTCTCCATGGCTGCTCTGTCCATTTTCTTCTGTGGGTCTTCAACACCCATGAGCTACGAGGTAAACAGAGTGACTCAAGTTGGGGGTGGTTGGTCCAGGAACGCTGACACTGCGAGGCCTGCCTGCGAGTGGGATCACAGGAATCCACCCTGGGCTCACCTTGGGGAGGATCCAGCCACTTTCATCGTTGTTAACACCGATGATGCTGGGAACGGGTTGGAAGTCAGCAGAGGCCAGCAGCTCATAGGGATGTCTGGGCAGGAAGATGCCATCCACCACCGCGGAGATCATCTTGAAGGCCTAGCAACAGCCGAGGCCAAACACAAGATTTGTGGTTCAGACTTTTGCTTGAGACTCTCGTCTATATCTTGTCCATCCCAGCAAGCACATTATACTTCCTCACTCCATGGGGTCTGATTCGTGGTTAACAGGAGTTGGTCACCCAtgtacattgagggctatgtgggcAGGAATGCATGGACATGAGCTAGTAGCCCAGGGACTTTGAAGAGCAACGAAACCAATCATCCTTTTATCCCAGTGAATGGGTCCCACCTTTGAAATCTCCAGCATTTCCTCTTCACTCTTGGCACGCAAGCAGCCCACCAGGGTCTCAGAGTCCACCTGGCCACAGCCAGACAGGTTGGCCACCACCTGAGAAGGGAGTACACTGGCACTGGACACCCATGTATGAGAGGAAGGAGGGTGCCCAAGTCGCAGTGGGAGGCAGAAGCAGAGTTCATGGGCACACAGCTGGTGCATGGATGCTCCTTAGTCCTCCCTCCCTGACTTAGAGCATCTCAGCCTCAGTGAGCTGCACCTGCTTAGCTGGGTGCAGACAAGGTAGGCCTTTGAGGTTCAGCTTTTCAGGGCCCAGAACTGTGTCAGACTCTACCGAGGAACAGGTATGTGGGTTCTGACCCCTGAGCGTCTCAGCCTTCGCTGGGTTGGTCAGTGCTGAATCACCTGATGCTTCAGGTGTCCCATTCAACAGAGACACTAGCAGAGGCCTCAAGAAAGAGGACAATGGCTATAGGTCTAGACTGGGCCTTTGGGGGACACTTACCACAGAGACCATTTCAGATGAGTTGGTGATGAAGCCAGGCATCACGGCCACCCCACTCTGCATAATGGCTCCATGAAAGAGTCCTTGCGACATGGGTGACAATACATGTGAGGACACGCTTATGCCTCCCGCGGACTCACCAAATATGGTGACCCGGTCAGGGTTGCCTCCAAAGTGGGCAATGTTCTGCTGCACCCAGCgcagtgcagccacttggtccAGGTAGCCCCAGTTGCCACTGGCGTGCTGGTCTCCGGTGCTGGGAAGAAGCAGTAGGGAAAGGGATGGCAAAGCTGTGTCAGGGCCACTCCTCCCTCagcacccagcccaggcccaggctcaCCTGAAGAATCCCAGGATGCCGAGGCGGTACTGGATGGTGACCACCACCACGTCCTCAAAGGCTGCCAGGGCAGAGCCGTCATATATGGAAGCCATGCCTGCAACCAGCCCACCCCCGTGGATCCACACCATCACCTAGGGAAGTCAAGACTGATTCCATTAGGCTCCTTGCAACCTGAATCCCACTTTGAAACCATCTCCTCTAACCCATGCTCTGGCTTGTGCAGAGTCCCATATAGCCAGACACTTGTTGAGACTACAGGATCTTGGTCATGAGCTGGCGACCCAGGCCTATTCATACACAGGCAGCCCAGGCCTGCCATCTTGTGTCCTACACCATTTTCAATGCTTGGCTCTGTCAGCCTCAGTACCTGCAGAGTGGAGTAAAGGAAAACAGTGTCTCTGAAGCTTTCAAAAGGATGCTAATCAAAGTGGTCTCCTTTCGCATGGACTGGGTCTGTAGTGACATTCAAGCCAACTCTCAGTCTTTTGAGTATATTTCAAGGACAGGAGGATGCTGTAGATGTCCTGGGCCCACCAGGGCCCACACGGTTTGACCTCTGGCAGTAAACAGGTCTCAGGGATCCCATGcccagccctcccctgccctccccagggaAGAGGCACTTGCTAGACCCCACAGAGAACAACCTTTCACCAGGATCCATCACATGTAAATCCACAGTCACCACATTCTTTCCCATCAGAGAGGGGGatgtcctcccacccccagctgcccCTGGCC
Coding sequences within it:
- the LOC101516256 gene encoding cocaine esterase-like isoform X2; its protein translation is MGPYQLYTWLGIVPCGLLLLLTLAQGQDSDSPIRTTHSGQVRGSLVHVEGTDVGVHTFLGIPFAKPPLGPLRFAPPEPAEAWSGVRDGTSHPAMCPQDLAVLALDIVNVSSLMSIPMSEDCLYLSIYAPAHASEGSNLPVMVWIHGGGLVAGMASIYDGSALAAFEDVVVVTIQYRLGILGFFSTGDQHASGNWGYLDQVAALRWVQQNIAHFGGNPDRVTIFGESAGGISVSSHVLSPMSQGLFHGAIMQSGVAVMPGFITNSSEMVSVVVANLSGCGQVDSETLVGCLRAKSEEEMLEISKAFKMISAVVDGIFLPRHPYELLASADFQPVPSIIGVNNDESGWILPKLMGVEDPQKKMDRAAMETLIQQTSEQWMMPSGQELVDEYLGDNEDPKTLMAQFRDMMADAIFVMPALHVAHFQCSHAPVYFYEFQHPPNFMKDFRPSHVKADHGDEIIFLFRCNFFVRKVTLTEEEELLNRRMMKYWANFARTGNPNGEGLPHWPVLDQEEQYLQLSTQPAVGRALKAHRRQFWMQTLPKKMQELIRAEQKKHVEL
- the LOC101516256 gene encoding cocaine esterase-like isoform X4; translation: MGLHRLCARLSIMACGLLLLLVPSHGQDSTSPIRTTHSGQVQGSLVHVEGTNVGVHIFLGIPFAKPPLGPLRFAPPEAAEAWSGVRDGTSHPAMCPQDLAVLALDIVNVSSLMSIPMSEDCLYLSIYAPAHASEGSNLPVMVWIHGGGLVAGMASIYDGSALAAFEDVVVVTIQYRLGILGFFSTGDQHASGNWGYLDQVAALRWVQQNIAHFGGNPDRVTIFGESAGGISVSSHVLSPMSQGLFHGAIMQSGVAVMPGFITNSSEMVSVVVANLSGCGQVDSETLVGCLRAKSEEEMLEISKAFKMISAVVDGIFLPRHPYELLASADFQPVPSIIGVNNDESGWILPKLMGVEDPQKKMDRAAMETLIQQTSEQWMMPSGQELVDEYLGDNEDPKTLMAQFRDMMADAIFVMPALHVAHFQCSHAPVYFYEFQHPPNFMKDFRPSHVKADHGDEIIFLFRCNFFVRKVTLTEEEELLNRRMMKYWANFARTGNPNGEGLPHWPVLDQEEQYLQLSTQPAVGRALKAHRRQFWMQTLPKKMQELIRAEQKKHVEL